taaataagaaggggcaaagccgttaagacatttaaaaaccagtaagagaatcttaaaatcgatcctgaagcggacggggagccaatgcagcgactttaaaaccggtgtaatgtgctcccgccctctggtcctcgtcagcacacgtgcggctgagttctgtaataattggagatttaaaatactttttttgggaagaccagagagcagggcattacagtaatctaaacgacaggatataaaagcatgcgttagcacctccgtactggcctgagagagaaacgtgcggactctggctatgttcttaaggtgataaaaaactatttttgttatatttttaatatgtgggataaaatttagctcagagtcaaaaatcacgcccaaatttttaacagagtcggctagtttaatatcctgtaattttggtaaaagtttctctctctggccttcaggacctatgactaaaacctcagttttgtcctggttgagctgcaggaaattctctgccatccatgacttGATGTCTACAGTGCAGTTAAAAAGGGCATCAAGTGGCCCTGAGTCATCAGGAGACACGGCGATGTATAGCTGTGTATCATCAGCATAActatggaagctgatgccgtgcctcctgatcacgtccccaaggggacgcatgtacagattaaaaaggagtggacctaagattgagccttgaggagccccacattcaatttcatgggttcctgaggaacatgtatccatacttacataaaaacatcggcctgtgagataagaacaaaaccagttaagaacagtaccagagaggccgaccaggtatctaagtctatttaataaaatgtgatggtccactgtatcaaaagcagagcttagatCCAGTAGAACCAAGACTGTGAGATTCTTGTTATCTAAATTCCACCTGATGTcgtttaaaatctttaaaagtgctgtctcggtactgtggttcctcctaaagccagactgatgtttctctaaaatgctatttctgtttaaaaagtcattaagttggtaaaaaaacagtttttctaaaattttacttaaaaacggcaagttggatacgggtcggtaattattaagattgttgggatctaaattgctcttcttcagaaggggcttcaccaccgccgttttgaaggcggtggggaagacacccgtctgaagagagcaattcaagatgtttaaaaactgctcctcaaggaatccataaagtgattttaaaagtgatgtgggaattggatctaaaaggcaggttgttgggcttacttgggagaaaactcgaccaagtgtccttgcatcaaccagGGCAAAACTCTCCAGTCTCTCCTCAGGCAAGGACAACAGTCCAGGTGTGTTAACAGGCAAAACTTTCTGGGGTAACAGGCAGGATCTGATGTCCTTGATTTTAGTTCTGAAGTGGTCTGCAAAGTTTTCACAAAGATCGTCTGTTGGtgtcttaaaaactttattaaaatttgtgcctgttaaaatattaaaggtggagaagaggaaccggggattgtttttatggttggaaatgagttgtgagaaatgggaaattcgtgccttttttactgtattattgtaggttttgagttgttgacataaaatctcgtaatgaactgtcaatttagtttttctccatcttctctcagcactcctgcattttcttttcagtttattgatctCATCGTTATTTCTCCACGGGGGtgtaggtttcctttttattgtttttgttacaagtggagctactgagtccagagttgacttcagtttactgttaaaattatcaacgataaaatcacaaggtgcaggtaaaatttcagcaggagtgctctgtaaaatctcaataaaatttGCAGCCACTTCAGAAGTTAGATAGCGTCTCCTCACTGTTCTCACCGGGGCCTCCTCCTGGTTAAAACTGGTGAtgctaaaaaatacacagtagtgGTCGGACATAGCCAGgtcaacaacagaggacacaccgATGGACAGGCCATGGGTTATGACCAGGTCCagggtgtgtcctctgttgtgagttggctgtgtgacgtgctgcttaaaatcaagacaatttaaaaggtttaaaaactcTCTGGATATTGGATCCGAGGTGTCATCAACATGTAGATTAAAATCACCAGataataaaatcctgttataagaagtgtgaatgattgataaAAATTCCGAGAATTCACTAATAAAAGAACTAGAGTGATGGGGTGGTCTGTATACAGTGACACAAAGAATCGGAGGGCTGCTAAAAGTAAAGGCATGGTGCTCAAATGACTTGTAACTGTTAAAATACACTCCATTTGAGGTCAGTGAGTCATTTGTGATGGATGCCGTCCCACCTCCTCTTTTACCCTCTCTAGTAgaatataagaaaataaaatttggTGGGCAGGCCTCAGTGAGAACAACGGATGCGTCAGTACCAAGCCATGTCTCAGTTAAAAGAAGACAGTCTAACTTATTATCTAAAATCAtgtcattcattaaaaaggttCTATTTAAAAGAGAGCGGACATTAAAAAGTGCTACATTGATGGTGACAGGTGGCTTGTTGATCATGGAGGTGGGGTATGGGTGTCTATTGAGTGGTCGGAGGTTATGAGGGTTCACAGGGTGAGTATGGCGGTGTCTGATGTGTCGATATAGTGTAATGATTACTGGAATGGAAGTAGTGTTGATGTAAGTTTGAGGTCCAAGTCCAGTATTATGTGTATGGTGGTCAGATGTGGAACTGAGTGAATAGGAGCATGGACCTGGGGGACATCAATCAGAGTGGGACAGAGCAACAGGTGTGGGTTTGGGGATGATACCATGCTGAAGGCCAAAAGCCAGGTTGGATGAGAGCATGCGGGCACCTCCTCTGTTAAGATGAAGCCCGTCAGGTCCAAAGAGGTGTCGTCTCTCCCAGAAAACATCAAAGTTGTTGATGAAGCCGACGTGGTGGGAGTTGCAGGCAGAGGAGAGCCAGGTGTTGAGACTCAGCAGACGGCTGAATCTGCCGATCCCTCTGCcgcaggtgggggtggggccagaaataaaaacagtcacTTTGGACTGTGAGATGGAATTAAAAAGGTGTCTAAAGTCCTGTTTTAAAAGTTCGGACTGTTGCCTGGCGATGTCGTTCGTACCTGCGTGGATAATAATCCTTTTCGCCTGCGGATGAGAGTTCAGGATGTCTGGTATTTTCCTGGTTACGTCGGAAACGGTGGCTCCGGGGAACGACAAAGTTAACGCCTCCCTCATGCGGACATGCCTCACAATGGAGTCCCCGATGACCAGGGTTGTCGGAGCGGCCGCTCGGTCTTCAGGGGAACAGGCCAGCTCAGCCACCCCACCACCCAAACCAGGGCCCCGTGTGTGATTCCTCGCCAGGTGGGAAGAGCGGGACGAGTGGTGGCGCACCGCATCCCTCACGAGCTGCTTACGCCGAGTTGCGGAGCGGGTCGGCGCCTGTGCCGGCAGACGGCTCCCTGTTGGACACCCACCAACCGGAGGGCTGCTGGCCGTGAGTGGAGGGAAGGTTGTGGTGTCCGTCAGCGGGGGCATGGTGCCTGTGGCCACAGCAACAGATGTTGACTCTTGGTGTGGGTCCCGGGTCGCCGACTTTTCGCTCACGGACAGAGCCGCGTATTTATTGGAGAGCGGTAACGGAGGAGAAGCAGCCCCGCCGTGAGTCCCGCTCGGAGCCCTCTTCCGCCCGCGGACAACCACTTCGGTCCAGGGGGTCCCCTTGTTTGGAGTGGAGCAGGCGGGCCGCCGACAGGGGGAGGACGGGTCCCAAAGAACCGTTTGCCCGAGCACGGAGGTGGTGTTCGGCGGAGCGAACTCACCGAATCGAGAGGTCTCCAGCCAGTTGGTCAGCGTCGGGAAACGGGTCTTGAGGGAGATCAGCACTGAATCCTTCCTCTGGAGTTCATTTGACATCCGCTCGATGTCCTCGAGAAGGTGAGCGATCTTCTCGTATGCTTTGTTCAGCATTTGTTCCAACTTTCCCGGCGAGTCGGCAGCGTCCAATGTTGGCATAATGAGGTACAAGCGTCACAGCTAAAAAGTTAGCTAGCTACGTTAGCTTCCACGGCTAACGACTTGGGCCACCACCAAGCCACCTCTGTCTCGCGCCGAGCGTCACCAAATGTGGAGGAGGCCCATCCAAGTATATTCAAAAGAAGAAGGCCCTGGACCAAAGATCCAAATATGTGGCAGAAATGTTGGAAAGGGAGAAGAAAATAACATTGAGTGTAAAGAAATACAAAGAACAAGCTGTCTTTAGGCAGAGAATGAAGTCAAGGAGTGTAGCAAAATATAGAAGTGATGTAGTGCATCAAAACATAGTTAAAACATCTAGCATCAACaagtatagaagtgacagcttgcaccGGGACAGAGTCAAGACACATAGCATCcaaaagtataaaagtgacagttTGCACCAGGACATAGTCAAGACACGTAGCGTCCAGAAGTATGAAAGTGACAGCTTGCACAGGGACAGAGTCAAAACACGTAGCGTCCAGAAGTATGCAAGTGACAGTTTGCATCGGGACAGAGTCAAGACACGTAGCGTCCataagtataaaagtgacagcGAGCACAGGGAACAGTCACAGAgcatcaaaaaatataaaatagataCAAGGCACCGGGCCGTTGTAAAACTTGCTAGTATTAAGAAATATCACAGTAGTTTAGAACGTAAAATGCGTGTCATTGCAAATGTGAAGACACAAAGGCATGCTGCAAAGTTGCGAGAGgaagaatttgatgttgttgtagaGAATTTTTTAGAGAAGGTGAAGAATGGGCCCCagtttgtctgctgtgtgtgccataggttgatgtttaaacatcagggCCTGCAGTGTCACAGAGAGCATTATAGCAAAAGTAGTGCAAGTGCTTCTCTTGTGAACATGTGCATTAATGAGCAGTATTTGCACAAATGTGATGTAGAGTGCACAGTACCATGTGTGTTGTTGGAGTCTGGTAGGGGGCAGCTGTGGATTTGCTACACTTGCCATTATAAAGTTAGCAAAGGGGAAATCCCACCTGAATGTGTTGCAAATAATTTGAGTGTGGACCCGATTCCTCCTGAGCTGGCTTGCTTAAACAGCTTAGAGCAACACttaattgcactaaatatcCCCTTCATGAAAATGCTAGCATTGCCCAAAGGGgggcaaaatggtgtccatGGGCCTGTGACTTGTGTTCTGGCCAATGTAGTTGAAACGACAAATTTGTTGCCACGGTCCAATATGGAAGGCTCTATGCTCCGTGTCAAGCTCAAAAGAAAGTTAACTTACAAAGGACACTATGAGTACCATTTTGTAGACAGCATGCACATTCGAGAAGCCTTAAGGTATTTAAAAGAGTCAAAtgtgcattatgaagatataGAGTACAACGAGGAGTGGGTCAATGACTTTTGTAGGGAACCTGATGCCTCTCAGGTGGAGGACAGTGTTCCTGCAGTAGATGTCACACCGCCTCTAGATGCAGAAGATGAACAGCTCCATGATAGACAGCAACACTGCATGTTTCAGGACACTTGTTTAATGCCAGTTGACATTGGTCAGGAAGCGCTAGATCAGTATTACgacaatatattgaatgtgGCTCCGGCAGAAGGCAATAATCCTGTAAGGTTGCTTTCTGACCATTCAAATGAAGCTAGATGTTTCCCAGTGTTATTTCCACGCGGTCGTTTCACATTTCATGATACACGGCAATATAGACTGACTGCATCCAGATATTTTAATAATCGTGTCATGCATGCTGATAAGCGGTTTGGGCAGAATGTGGAATACATATTCTATGCTCAGTATTTGTgtgaacttctgcaggtggtgtcgagcatttccattgctttacgcaaaggaattgctggtttggtggcaaaaatggccaaggatttgttgaccaacgatgagtcgttaaagacattgttggaatgtgaccaGGGCTATCGTTTTCTGAAGCCCATCAGAGGCACTCCAGCCTTTTGGCAGAGTACGCAGCGCGATATATTGGCTTGTGCGCGTCAGCTTGgtgttcccacgtggttttgctctttttcgTCTGCTGATTTACGGTGGCAAAACATGTTAGACTGTGTTTTGATACAAGAGGGAAGAACGCAAACAGCTGCAGAGTTGGAGTGGGCTGATAGGTGCGACTTGTTGCGACGCAATCCTGTGACTGCTGCACGTATGTTTGATTTCCGGTGGCATGTTTTTCTGAGAGAGGTGATAATGTCTAAGAGCCAACCGATTGGCAAAGTTGTGGACTATTTTTACAGGGTCGAGTTTCAACAGCGTGGTTCTCCACATGTCCACTGTTTGTTCTGGGTAGACAAAGCCCCGAAGATTGATGTAAACACTGATGAGGAAGTTACTGACTTTATTGATAGATACGTCACCTGTGAATTGCAGACACAGGATGAAGTATTGTCAGACACGGTGTCGTCTGTGCAGCAGCATTCAAAgcgacattccaaaacatgtaaaaagaaaaataccacGTGTCGTTTTGGTTTTCCTAAACCTGTGTCTGGCCGAACATTCATTAGCCGTCAGTTTGAGGGACAAGGAGACAAAACGTGCAGTTGCCAGAGTAGCCAAACTggcattaaaacatgcacatgtccgAAAGTCTCCAAAAATTCTGTAGACATGAAAGCAGAAGAGGCATCAGAAATCATAAAATCCATAAATCCGAGAACCACACTTATCAAAGTGtggaacatttgttccatagtctGGGTATAACCCAATAAATTTTTGAGACTGCACACCGCCGCTTGGGTCGGCGTACAGAGGTCATAATAAGGcgccaaataaatgaaatttggATCAATCCGTACAGCAAACCTCTGCTGAAATGCTGGAATGCAaacatggacatccagtatgtaGTTGATGCATATGCCTGCGTAGTGTACATCATTTCGTACATTTCCAAAGCTGAAAGGGAGATTGGATTGCTGCTGAGTAATGCCCagaaagaagcatccaaacaggcaaaCGTCAGTGCCAAAGTTTGCCGTTTAATGACATGTGCTTGGCACAATTTGCTTCGGAATACCGCATCATCAGCAAAAACGAAAGGTCGGCATCCAAAATAGAACTTAAAAACAACTACGGACATGTGACAAAACGTACACGGACCAAACCTGCCGTAGTACGCTCTGCGTGTTTTTCTCAAACAAAAAACCCAGAGTTATACTATCGTAGCCTTTTGCAGTTGTATCTGCCATACCGGGTGGATTTGCAGTTAAGACCTGCCAACTGCCCAACATTTGAAGAGTTTTACAACAACGGTGCAATCAGATTAAATGACGGGTCGATGCATTCTGTCCGATCCATCGTGGATGTAAATCAACAACACTTTGACAGTAGCGGGGATGAACTGGACAGCATCCAAAGATCTATTGATCACAGCGGTGTTGCTGAGGATGCGTGGTGTCTGTTGTGTCCCGAACAAGAATTAGAACGGCTACAGTGTGAAGAAGAGCGTCAGAAAAAACATCAATTAGTAGAAGAAGAGGCAGAAATAATACCTGATTTGGCAAATGAAAATAGACCAGCTCTAAATatccaaaaacaaaactcattgagtcgaaatgatggcttggcattgatccgctccctaaataacactcaaatggacatttttttacaaaattagacagtggtG
This genomic window from Doryrhamphus excisus isolate RoL2022-K1 chromosome 17, RoL_Dexc_1.0, whole genome shotgun sequence contains:
- the LOC131105295 gene encoding uncharacterized protein LOC131105295, whose translation is MLEREKKITLSVKKYKEQAVFRQRMKSRSVAKYRSDVVHQNIVKTSSINKYRSDSLHRDRVKTHSIQKYKSDSLHQDIVKTRSVQKYESDSLHRDRVKTRSVQKYASDSLHRDRVKTRSVHKYKSDSEHREQSQSIKKYKIDTRHRAVVKLASIKKYHSSLERKMRVIANVKTQRHAAKLREEEFDVVVENFLEKVKNGPQFVCCVCHRLMFKHQGLQCHREHYSKSSASASLVNMCINEQYLHKCDVECTVPCVLLESGRGQLWICYTCHYKVSKGEIPPECVANNLSVDPIPPELACLNSLEQHLIALNIPFMKMLALPKGGQNGVHGPVTCVLANVVETTNLLPRSNMEGSMLRVKLKRKLTYKGHYEYHFVDSMHIREALRYLKESNVHYEDIEYNEEWVNDFCREPDASQVEDSVPAVDVTPPLDAEDEQLHDRQQHCMFQDTCLMPVDIGQEALDQYYDNILNVAPAEGNNPVRLLSDHSNEARCFPVLFPRGRFTFHDTRQYRLTASRYFNNRVMHADKRFGQNVEYIFYAQYLCELLQVVSSISIALRKGIAGLVAKMAKDLLTNDESLKTLLECDQGYRFLKPIRGTPAFWQSTQRDILACARQLGVPTWFCSFSSADLRWQNMLDCVLIQEGRTQTAAELEWADRCDLLRRNPVTAARMFDFRWHVFLREVIMSKSQPIGKVVDYFYRVEFQQRGSPHVHCLFWVDKAPKIDVNTDEEVTDFIDRYVTCELQTQDEVLSDTVSSVQQHSKRHSKTCKKKNTTCRFGFPKPVSGRTFISRQFEGQGDKTCSCQSSQTGIKTCTCPKVSKNSVDMKAEEASEIIKSINPRTTLIKVWNICSIVWV